The Saccharopolyspora gloriosae genome window below encodes:
- a CDS encoding alkaline phosphatase D family protein — MSAMNRRDLLRRAITGTGLAGAGLLLPSAAGSTPAFVRGGRPVLTHGVQLGDPRPDGVVVWTRADRPSRMVVEVARDAGFRDARRVRGPLLTPDTDGTGKLLLDRLAPGQRFHYRVSAEDLDGRVTGEPLTGRFRTAARGREDVRFLWSGDVVGQGWGINPDVGGMTIYSAMARRDPDFFLHSGDTVYADGPLQETVALPDGGTWRNLVTPEKSKVAETLDEYRGQFAYNLLDENVRRFAADVPQLVQWDDHEVTNNWYPGEVLDSEEYEEKRVDVLAERAFRAFHEWQPARRVDAVDGRVYRKVSHGPLLDVFVLDMRSYRDANSPGTTPERILGEQQARWFVDELARSRATWKVVAADMPLGIVVPDGEIDVEAIANGRPGAPGGRESEIARVLREISRRQVRNVVWLTADVHYSAANHYSPERAAFTGFDPFWEFVSGPLHAGAGPPNDLDPTFGPETVFVHAPAATGGSPLDGFQHFGEVNIDGGSGRLTVDLRDSSGASLWSTALDPQR; from the coding sequence ATGAGTGCGATGAATCGACGTGACCTGCTGCGACGGGCGATCACCGGAACCGGCTTGGCGGGCGCCGGACTGCTGCTGCCGTCGGCTGCCGGTTCCACCCCGGCGTTCGTGCGCGGCGGACGGCCGGTGCTCACCCACGGCGTGCAGCTGGGCGATCCGCGCCCGGACGGGGTCGTGGTGTGGACCCGCGCGGACCGGCCCTCCCGGATGGTCGTGGAGGTCGCGCGGGACGCGGGCTTCCGCGACGCGCGGCGGGTCCGCGGGCCGCTGCTCACCCCGGACACCGACGGCACGGGGAAGCTGCTGCTCGACCGGCTCGCCCCGGGGCAGCGGTTCCACTACCGCGTCAGCGCCGAAGACCTCGACGGCCGCGTCACCGGCGAACCCCTCACCGGGCGGTTCCGCACCGCCGCGCGCGGACGCGAGGACGTGCGGTTCCTGTGGTCCGGCGACGTCGTCGGCCAAGGCTGGGGCATCAACCCCGACGTGGGCGGCATGACCATCTACTCGGCGATGGCCCGCCGCGACCCGGACTTCTTCCTGCACAGCGGCGACACCGTCTACGCCGACGGCCCGCTGCAGGAGACCGTGGCGCTGCCCGACGGCGGGACGTGGCGCAACCTCGTCACGCCCGAGAAGTCCAAGGTCGCCGAAACGCTCGACGAGTACCGCGGGCAGTTCGCCTACAACCTGCTCGACGAGAACGTGCGCCGCTTCGCCGCCGACGTCCCCCAGCTCGTCCAGTGGGATGACCACGAGGTCACCAACAACTGGTACCCCGGTGAGGTCCTCGACTCCGAGGAGTACGAGGAAAAGCGCGTCGACGTGCTCGCGGAGCGCGCGTTCCGGGCGTTCCACGAGTGGCAGCCCGCCCGCCGCGTCGACGCCGTGGACGGGCGGGTGTACCGGAAGGTCTCGCACGGGCCGCTGCTCGACGTGTTCGTGCTGGACATGCGCAGCTACCGGGACGCGAACTCGCCCGGCACCACGCCGGAGCGGATCCTCGGCGAGCAGCAGGCCCGGTGGTTCGTCGACGAGCTCGCCCGCTCCCGCGCCACCTGGAAGGTCGTCGCCGCGGACATGCCCCTCGGGATCGTGGTGCCCGACGGCGAAATCGACGTGGAGGCCATCGCCAACGGGAGGCCCGGGGCGCCCGGCGGTCGGGAGTCCGAGATCGCTCGGGTGCTGCGGGAGATCAGCCGCCGCCAGGTGCGCAACGTGGTCTGGCTGACCGCGGACGTGCACTACAGCGCCGCCAACCACTACTCGCCGGAACGCGCCGCGTTCACCGGGTTCGACCCGTTCTGGGAGTTCGTCTCCGGGCCGCTGCACGCCGGGGCGGGCCCGCCGAACGACCTCGACCCGACGTTCGGGCCGGAAACGGTGTTCGTCCACGCGCCCGCGGCCACCGGCGGATCACCGCTGGACGGGTTCCAGCACTTCGGCGAAGTCAACATCGACGGCGGCAGCGGCAGGCTCACCGTGGACCTGCGCGACTCCTCCGGCGCGTCGCTGTGGTCGACGGCGCTGGACCCGCAGCGCTGA
- the ndk gene encoding nucleoside-diphosphate kinase has translation MSERTLVLVKPDGVERGLVGEVIGRIERKGLKLVALELREVGEELAKQHYAEHDGKPFFGSLLEFITSGKVLAAVVEGPRAISAFRQLAGGTDPVDKAAPGSIRGDFGLEVQFNLVHGSDSPESAEREIKLWFPEV, from the coding sequence GTGAGCGAGCGCACCCTGGTCCTGGTCAAGCCCGACGGGGTCGAGCGCGGCCTGGTCGGCGAGGTCATCGGCCGGATCGAACGCAAGGGGCTCAAGCTGGTCGCGCTGGAGCTGCGCGAGGTCGGCGAGGAGCTCGCCAAGCAGCACTACGCCGAGCACGACGGCAAGCCGTTCTTCGGTTCGCTGCTGGAGTTCATCACCTCCGGCAAGGTGCTGGCCGCCGTCGTCGAAGGCCCCCGCGCCATCTCGGCGTTCCGCCAGCTCGCCGGCGGCACCGACCCGGTGGACAAGGCCGCCCCGGGCAGCATCCGCGGCGACTTCGGCCTGGAAGTCCAGTTCAACCTCGTGCACGGCTCCGACTCGCCCGAGTCCGCCGAGCGCGAGATCAAGCTCTGGTTCCCGGAGGTCTGA
- a CDS encoding TIGR03960 family B12-binding radical SAM protein, whose protein sequence is MSVESVFDRLEPLLPRVSKPVQYVGGELNATVKEWDATSVRWALMYPDAYEVGLPNQGVMILYEILNELADVLAERTYAVWPDLEELMRENGIPQFTVDGHRPVGAFDVLGVSFATELGYTNLLSALDLAGIPLHAVDRTEQNPVVLAGGHAAFNPEPIADFIDAAVLGDGEESVLEITDAIRRWKDEGRPGGRDELLLRLAESGGVYVPKFYDVSYAEDGTIAEVVPNHERVPYRVFKRTTMELDEWPYPKQPLVPLAESVHERMSVEIFRGCTRGCRFCQAGMITRPVRERSPQGIGEMVQKGLEATGFEEVGLLSLSSADHSEIADVTKGLADRYEGSNTSLSLPSTRVDAFNVDLANELSRNGRRSGLTFAPEGGSERIRRVINKMVSEEDLIRTVSAAFANGWRQVKLYFMCGLPTEEDEDVLQIAEMAKEVIRAGRQVSGRKDIRCTISIGGFVPKPHTPFQWASQCDPDTVDERLRKLRQAVNSDRSLGRNIGMRYHDGKPSLVEGLLSRGDRRLGKVIERVWREGGRFDGWNEYFSYERWTTCAADELAALGIDVAWYTTRERTEHEILPWDHLDSGLDKEWLWADWQDALEAREQDDCRWTPCFDCGVCPTMGTDIEVGPSGRVLLPISPVGQGSPIQNPAL, encoded by the coding sequence GTGAGTGTGGAGTCCGTGTTCGACCGCCTGGAGCCGCTGCTGCCGCGCGTCTCCAAACCCGTGCAATACGTGGGCGGGGAACTCAACGCGACCGTCAAGGAGTGGGACGCCACCTCCGTGCGGTGGGCGTTGATGTACCCCGACGCCTACGAGGTCGGTCTGCCCAACCAGGGCGTCATGATCCTCTACGAGATCCTCAACGAGCTCGCCGACGTGCTCGCCGAACGCACCTACGCGGTGTGGCCGGACCTCGAAGAACTCATGCGGGAGAACGGGATTCCCCAGTTCACCGTGGACGGGCACCGCCCGGTCGGCGCGTTCGACGTGCTCGGCGTCAGCTTCGCCACCGAACTCGGCTACACGAACCTGCTCAGCGCGCTCGACCTCGCGGGAATCCCGCTGCACGCCGTCGACCGCACCGAGCAGAACCCCGTGGTGCTCGCGGGCGGGCACGCGGCGTTCAACCCGGAACCCATCGCCGACTTCATCGACGCCGCGGTCCTCGGCGACGGCGAGGAATCCGTCCTGGAGATCACCGATGCCATCCGGCGCTGGAAGGACGAAGGCCGCCCGGGCGGACGCGACGAACTGCTGCTGCGCCTCGCCGAGAGCGGCGGCGTGTACGTGCCGAAGTTCTACGACGTGAGCTACGCCGAAGACGGCACCATCGCCGAAGTCGTGCCGAACCACGAGCGCGTGCCCTACCGGGTCTTCAAGCGCACCACCATGGAACTCGACGAGTGGCCGTACCCCAAGCAGCCGCTGGTGCCGCTCGCCGAGAGCGTGCACGAGCGGATGAGCGTCGAGATCTTCCGCGGCTGCACCCGCGGCTGCCGCTTCTGCCAAGCCGGGATGATCACCCGCCCGGTGCGGGAGCGCTCCCCGCAGGGCATCGGCGAAATGGTGCAGAAGGGCTTGGAAGCGACCGGATTCGAAGAGGTCGGGCTGCTCTCGCTGAGCTCCGCGGACCACTCCGAGATCGCCGACGTCACCAAGGGCCTCGCCGACCGCTACGAAGGCTCCAACACGAGCCTGTCGCTGCCCTCCACCCGCGTCGACGCGTTCAACGTGGACCTCGCCAACGAGCTGTCCCGCAACGGCCGCCGCTCCGGGCTCACCTTCGCGCCCGAAGGCGGCAGCGAACGGATCCGCCGCGTCATCAACAAGATGGTGTCCGAAGAGGACTTGATCCGGACCGTGTCCGCCGCGTTCGCCAACGGCTGGCGGCAGGTCAAGCTCTACTTCATGTGCGGCCTGCCCACCGAAGAGGACGAGGACGTCCTGCAGATCGCCGAGATGGCCAAGGAGGTCATCCGCGCCGGACGGCAGGTCAGCGGGCGCAAGGACATCCGCTGCACCATCTCCATCGGCGGATTCGTGCCCAAACCGCACACCCCGTTCCAATGGGCCTCGCAGTGCGACCCGGACACCGTGGACGAACGGCTGCGCAAGCTGCGGCAAGCCGTCAACTCCGACCGCAGCCTCGGCCGCAACATCGGCATGCGCTACCACGACGGCAAGCCCTCGCTGGTCGAAGGACTGCTCTCCCGCGGAGACCGCCGCCTCGGCAAGGTCATCGAACGGGTGTGGCGCGAAGGCGGCCGGTTCGACGGCTGGAACGAGTACTTCTCCTACGAGCGCTGGACGACCTGCGCGGCCGACGAGCTCGCCGCACTCGGCATCGACGTCGCCTGGTACACCACCCGCGAACGCACCGAGCACGAGATCCTGCCCTGGGACCACCTCGACTCCGGGCTGGACAAGGAATGGCTCTGGGCGGACTGGCAGGACGCGCTCGAAGCGCGCGAACAAGACGACTGCCGGTGGACGCCGTGCTTCGACTGCGGCGTGTGCCCGACCATGGGGACCGATATCGAGGTCGGGCCTTCCGGGCGGGTTCTGCTGCCGATCAGCCCCGTAGGACAAGGCTCCCCGATCCAGAACCCTGCTCTGTAG
- a CDS encoding S8 family peptidase, producing the protein MIAGLLAGSGSSAVADPAGSCAEDGLDTRYVVLFEPGLPRASAAGETAAQCGSMAAYYGQIGVGVVDSADPGFGLRMGPDRAYSAERQVRADRIAAGESQNAESEERPAQDDQWNLRQIRAQEAHAITRGSADVVVGVLDSGVDAAHPELAAALDPERSANCLTPEDPELTALPEGDAHGTHVAGIIAAADDGHGVTGVAPASRIASVRVVNGGGYVHPESAVCGFMWAAEHDIDVVNSSFLVESAQLGCTRAGSPVPREAVRRAVAHATEQDVLTVAAVGNERTDLTAVPVQQRAVCDAVPTDLDGVVSVAAVGPDSVKAGYSSYGLGAVDVAAPGGEQHIGGCVRSTVPGGYRSTCGTSMAAPHVAGVAALLAARHPEAGAADLSRMLRAAARPLTCPRDYDLNTDGAQDALCRGYATYNGFYGHGRIDALTAVTN; encoded by the coding sequence TTGATCGCTGGCTTGCTGGCGGGTTCCGGCTCTTCAGCCGTCGCGGACCCCGCCGGGTCCTGCGCTGAGGACGGTCTCGACACGCGCTACGTCGTGCTGTTCGAACCCGGGCTCCCGCGTGCTTCGGCCGCTGGTGAGACGGCGGCGCAGTGCGGCTCGATGGCGGCGTACTACGGGCAGATCGGGGTCGGCGTCGTCGACTCGGCGGATCCCGGTTTCGGGCTCCGGATGGGTCCGGACCGCGCCTACAGCGCCGAGCGGCAGGTGCGCGCCGACCGGATCGCGGCCGGTGAGAGCCAGAACGCCGAGTCCGAGGAGCGGCCCGCTCAGGACGATCAGTGGAACCTGCGCCAGATCCGGGCGCAGGAGGCGCACGCGATCACCCGCGGCAGTGCGGACGTGGTCGTCGGCGTGCTGGATTCCGGGGTCGACGCGGCGCACCCGGAGCTGGCGGCGGCGCTGGACCCGGAGCGGTCGGCGAACTGCCTCACCCCGGAGGACCCGGAGCTGACCGCCCTGCCGGAGGGCGATGCGCACGGCACGCACGTCGCGGGCATCATCGCCGCCGCCGACGACGGCCACGGCGTCACCGGGGTGGCTCCGGCGTCGCGGATCGCGTCGGTCCGCGTGGTCAACGGTGGCGGCTACGTGCACCCGGAGTCGGCGGTGTGCGGGTTCATGTGGGCCGCCGAGCACGACATCGACGTGGTCAACAGCAGCTTCCTGGTGGAGTCCGCGCAGCTGGGCTGCACCCGCGCCGGGTCGCCGGTGCCGCGGGAGGCGGTGCGCCGGGCGGTGGCCCACGCGACGGAACAGGACGTGCTCACCGTTGCGGCGGTGGGCAACGAGCGGACCGACCTCACCGCGGTCCCCGTGCAGCAGCGCGCGGTGTGCGACGCGGTGCCGACGGACCTGGACGGGGTGGTGTCGGTCGCCGCGGTCGGCCCGGACTCGGTGAAGGCCGGTTACAGCTCGTACGGCTTAGGCGCGGTGGACGTCGCCGCACCGGGCGGCGAGCAGCACATCGGCGGCTGCGTGCGTTCCACGGTCCCGGGCGGGTACCGCTCGACCTGCGGCACTTCGATGGCGGCCCCGCACGTGGCCGGGGTGGCGGCGTTGCTGGCGGCACGACATCCGGAGGCGGGCGCGGCGGACCTGAGCCGCATGCTCCGAGCAGCGGCACGCCCCCTGACCTGCCCGCGCGACTACGACCTCAACACCGACGGCGCCCAAGACGCCCTCTGCCGCGGCTACGCCACCTACAACGGCTTCTACGGCCACGGCCGAATAGACGCCCTAACCGCAGTGACCAACTGA
- a CDS encoding TIGR03936 family radical SAM-associated protein yields the protein MQKLRLRYTKRGRLRFSSHRDLARVFERALRRAGVPMAYSQGFSPHPKVSWAGAVPTGVGSEAEYVELQLVRQVDPEVLREELNRVLPPGMELVEVVQAGPGALAERLEASRWGIELPGVAVEPLRAAVANLLAADSVEVERMTKDGRRTLDARAAIVSAEVLDSADPDALRDRFPACVAQVDDWPEGRAPYGILVTVVRQTTPVVRPDDVLNALRVVADLDPSTAARATRWEQGRLDDEGGLADPLTLDRATAGAHRGTLPAG from the coding sequence GTGCAGAAGCTGCGCCTGCGCTACACCAAGCGGGGACGTCTGCGGTTCAGCTCGCATCGCGACCTTGCTCGGGTCTTCGAGCGGGCGCTGCGCCGCGCCGGTGTGCCGATGGCGTACTCGCAGGGCTTCAGCCCGCACCCGAAGGTCTCCTGGGCCGGTGCGGTACCGACCGGCGTGGGCAGCGAAGCCGAGTACGTCGAGCTGCAACTGGTGCGGCAGGTGGACCCGGAAGTGCTGCGCGAGGAGCTCAACCGCGTGCTGCCGCCCGGCATGGAACTGGTCGAGGTCGTGCAAGCGGGGCCGGGAGCGCTGGCGGAACGGCTCGAAGCGAGCCGCTGGGGGATCGAACTGCCCGGTGTCGCCGTGGAGCCGCTGCGCGCCGCGGTGGCGAACCTGCTCGCCGCGGACTCGGTGGAAGTGGAACGGATGACCAAGGACGGGCGCCGCACGCTGGACGCCCGTGCGGCCATCGTGTCGGCGGAAGTCCTGGACAGTGCAGACCCGGATGCGCTGCGTGACCGATTTCCTGCTTGCGTCGCCCAAGTGGACGATTGGCCCGAGGGCCGTGCACCGTATGGGATACTCGTAACGGTCGTGCGGCAGACAACACCCGTCGTTCGACCCGACGATGTGCTGAACGCCTTGCGCGTCGTCGCCGATCTGGACCCGTCGACGGCCGCGCGAGCGACCCGGTGGGAACAAGGTCGGCTCGACGACGAGGGAGGGCTCGCCGACCCGTTGACCCTGGACAGGGCGACGGCCGGAGCTCACCGGGGGACACTCCCGGCCGGGTGA
- a CDS encoding translation initiation factor IF-2 N-terminal domain-containing protein, translating to MSNRETPAGNTSGPSSTSTQESGSGTFELPAKLRVHALAKLLGASSREVITTLDALGEPVRSAQSNITREVALQVVQGLRPEQIADGEPADSDAAAPQAERPEPAAAEPAAEPERRESAEIAGLNPVFAAPQAMFLAPEPVAARPAPAAAKPAVEQPAEAPAEQQHDTGSEAADADESSDADTDGDDDDQGGRRRRRRGRRGRGRGKGGDGDQSDSGDEQDDEGGRDSADKQGKQDKPGKQSRKEARKEAGRKGSGDDSAETTDGNQDAKPADAPAGDSDGDSGDDGNRRRRRRRRRKGSGDDDGQNRDDDPPNTVVHVREERQDNGRQESSDDEVRAIKGSTRLEAKRQRRRDGREAGRRRAPVLSESEFLARRESVDRRMVVRENGDQTQIAVLEDNVLVENFVTASGSGSLVGNVYLGRVQNVLPSMEAAFVDIGRGRNAVLYAGEVDWDAAGLAGKARRIEQALSTGDSVLVQVTKDPVGHKGARLTTQISLPGRFLVYVPGGGATGISRKLPDNERKRLKEILKRIVPDNAGVIIRTASEGTSEEALDRDVRRLQAQWEIIKEKADTPKAQAPQLLYEEPDLLIKVVRDLFTEDFSSLVVQGGDAWDTIEAYVQHVAPDLMSRLTRHVGKNDVFTEQRISEQIAKALDRKVWLPSGGYLVIDRTEAMTVIDVNTGKFTGSGGNLEETVTRNNLEAAEEIVRQLRLRDIGGIIVIDFIDMVLESNRDLVLRRLTECLGRDRTRHQVAEVTSLGLVQMTRKRVGTGLLEAYSSTCEHCRGRGLLVSTDPVVHQHGQGGGNSGSGNGGGGGGGSRRNRNRGKQETAESDGSQHAERNGVVQDQAAKDSQSGKQDSEKSDSGKQESAKQDAGKQEPGKQDSAKQDAGKQDSGKQESGKQDSAKQDSGKQDAGKPQESGKQDADKRGSGKPEREAQPSVPAAEPADRAAEPQPAAPAKPETTPAPQSAPVQPAASAEPDSGATTGETNGRSRRRKVSRPAGSAGTPVEPVVMTVAEKPSEPATNGVPEVPASATASVTRRPRRRAASRPAGPPPDEAAPGNVEDATAGANSES from the coding sequence ATGTCGAACAGGGAAACGCCCGCTGGGAACACCAGCGGGCCATCGTCCACATCCACGCAGGAAAGCGGCTCGGGCACTTTCGAGTTGCCCGCCAAGCTGCGGGTGCACGCGCTGGCGAAGTTGCTGGGGGCGAGCAGCAGGGAGGTCATCACCACCCTGGACGCGCTCGGCGAACCGGTGCGCAGCGCCCAATCCAACATCACGCGCGAGGTCGCGCTGCAGGTGGTGCAGGGCCTGCGCCCGGAGCAGATCGCCGACGGCGAACCGGCTGACTCGGACGCGGCGGCGCCGCAGGCCGAGCGGCCCGAGCCCGCCGCGGCCGAACCCGCCGCCGAGCCCGAACGCCGGGAGAGCGCCGAGATCGCCGGGCTGAACCCGGTGTTCGCGGCTCCGCAGGCGATGTTCCTCGCCCCGGAGCCCGTCGCCGCCCGCCCGGCGCCCGCCGCGGCGAAGCCCGCCGTCGAGCAGCCCGCCGAGGCGCCGGCCGAGCAGCAGCACGACACCGGCTCGGAAGCCGCCGACGCCGACGAGTCCTCCGACGCCGACACCGACGGTGACGACGACGACCAGGGCGGCAGGCGCCGCCGCCGCCGCGGCCGTCGTGGCCGGGGCCGCGGCAAGGGCGGCGACGGCGACCAGTCCGACTCCGGCGACGAGCAGGACGACGAAGGCGGTCGCGACAGCGCCGACAAGCAGGGCAAGCAGGACAAGCCCGGCAAGCAGTCCCGCAAGGAGGCGCGCAAGGAAGCCGGTCGCAAGGGCTCCGGCGACGACTCCGCCGAGACCACCGACGGCAACCAGGACGCGAAGCCCGCCGACGCGCCCGCCGGCGACTCCGACGGGGATTCCGGCGACGACGGCAACCGCCGTCGCCGCCGTCGCCGTCGCCGCAAGGGCTCCGGGGACGACGACGGCCAGAACCGGGACGACGACCCGCCGAACACCGTCGTGCACGTCCGCGAAGAGCGCCAGGACAACGGTCGCCAGGAGAGCAGCGACGACGAGGTCCGCGCGATCAAGGGCTCCACCCGGCTGGAGGCCAAGCGCCAGCGCCGCCGGGACGGCCGCGAAGCCGGTCGCCGCCGCGCGCCGGTGCTGTCCGAGTCGGAGTTCTTGGCCCGCCGCGAGTCGGTGGACCGCCGCATGGTGGTGCGCGAGAACGGCGACCAGACGCAGATCGCAGTGCTCGAGGACAACGTCCTCGTCGAGAACTTCGTGACCGCCTCCGGTTCCGGTTCGCTCGTCGGCAACGTGTACCTCGGCCGCGTGCAGAACGTGCTGCCCAGCATGGAGGCCGCGTTCGTCGACATCGGCCGCGGCCGCAACGCCGTGCTCTACGCCGGTGAGGTCGACTGGGACGCCGCTGGGCTCGCGGGCAAGGCGCGCCGCATCGAGCAGGCGCTGTCCACCGGTGACAGCGTGCTCGTGCAGGTCACCAAGGACCCCGTCGGGCACAAGGGCGCGCGGCTGACCACGCAGATCAGCCTGCCGGGCCGGTTCCTGGTGTACGTGCCGGGCGGCGGCGCCACCGGCATCAGCCGGAAGCTGCCGGACAACGAGCGCAAGCGGCTCAAGGAGATCCTCAAGCGGATCGTCCCGGACAACGCGGGCGTGATCATCCGCACCGCGTCCGAGGGCACCTCCGAAGAGGCATTGGACCGCGACGTGCGCCGCCTGCAGGCGCAGTGGGAGATCATCAAGGAGAAGGCGGACACGCCGAAGGCCCAGGCCCCGCAGCTGCTCTACGAAGAGCCGGATCTGCTGATCAAGGTCGTGCGGGACCTGTTCACCGAGGACTTCTCGTCGCTGGTCGTCCAGGGCGGCGACGCCTGGGACACCATCGAGGCCTACGTGCAGCACGTGGCGCCGGACCTGATGAGCAGGCTCACCAGGCACGTCGGCAAGAACGACGTGTTCACCGAGCAGCGGATCAGCGAGCAGATCGCCAAGGCGCTGGACCGCAAGGTGTGGCTGCCCTCCGGCGGTTACCTGGTGATCGACCGCACCGAGGCGATGACCGTCATCGACGTCAACACCGGCAAGTTCACCGGGTCGGGCGGCAACCTCGAGGAGACGGTCACCCGGAACAACCTGGAAGCGGCCGAGGAGATCGTGCGCCAGCTGCGGCTGCGCGACATCGGCGGCATCATCGTGATCGACTTCATCGACATGGTGCTGGAGTCGAACCGGGACCTGGTGCTGCGTCGCCTCACCGAGTGCCTCGGGCGGGACCGCACCCGGCACCAGGTGGCCGAGGTGACCTCGCTCGGGCTGGTGCAGATGACGCGCAAGCGGGTCGGCACCGGTTTGCTGGAGGCCTACAGCAGCACCTGCGAGCACTGCCGCGGCCGGGGCCTGCTGGTCTCGACGGACCCGGTCGTGCACCAGCACGGCCAGGGCGGCGGCAACTCCGGTTCCGGCAACGGCGGCGGTGGTGGTGGCGGTTCGCGCCGGAACCGCAACCGCGGCAAGCAGGAGACGGCCGAGTCGGACGGCTCGCAGCACGCCGAGCGCAACGGCGTCGTGCAGGACCAGGCGGCGAAGGACTCGCAGTCGGGCAAGCAGGACTCGGAGAAGTCGGACTCCGGCAAGCAAGAGTCCGCGAAGCAGGACGCTGGCAAGCAGGAGCCCGGTAAGCAGGACTCCGCGAAGCAGGACGCTGGCAAGCAGGACTCCGGTAAGCAGGAGTCGGGCAAGCAGGACTCCGCGAAGCAGGACTCCGGTAAGCAGGACGCTGGCAAGCCGCAGGAATCCGGCAAGCAGGACGCCGACAAGCGCGGCTCCGGCAAGCCGGAGCGGGAGGCTCAGCCGTCCGTTCCCGCTGCGGAGCCCGCGGACCGCGCTGCGGAGCCGCAACCGGCCGCTCCCGCGAAGCCCGAGACCACGCCCGCTCCGCAGTCGGCACCCGTGCAGCCCGCGGCGTCCGCGGAGCCGGACTCCGGCGCCACGACCGGCGAGACCAACGGCCGCTCCCGGCGGCGCAAGGTCAGCCGCCCGGCCGGTAGCGCGGGCACCCCGGTGGAACCGGTGGTGATGACGGTGGCGGAGAAGCCGAGCGAGCCCGCGACGAACGGGGTTCCGGAGGTGCCCGCTTCGGCGACCGCCTCGGTCACCCGGCGTCCGCGCCGTCGTGCCGCGTCGCGTCCCGCGGGTCCGCCGCCGGACGAGGCCGCCCCCGGCAACGTCGAGGACGCCACCGCAGGAGCGAACTCCGAGAGCTGA
- a CDS encoding DUF6597 domain-containing transcriptional factor gives MSTYVEQPVPVGLRDAVSCGWVQEVSAQGHVQRVLPDGCLDLIWRDGVLEMAGPDTGPRLVPLAPGGVAGLRMRPGTARLLLGDVPAAELRDRQVELGELWGPRARPVLDRLATSARPAEASALLVDLARALLPEYRHDAAVAEAVRLLGAPRPPSAAALSEHLGLSVRQLRRRFTAAVGYGPSTLVNVLRFQRARSLDAAHLAELAATAGYADQAHLSRQVRRLSGLTAAELLSGRTRAGCAARRS, from the coding sequence GTGTCCACCTACGTCGAGCAACCGGTTCCGGTGGGCCTGCGCGACGCGGTCAGCTGCGGCTGGGTGCAGGAAGTGTCCGCCCAGGGCCACGTGCAGCGCGTCCTGCCCGACGGCTGCCTCGACCTGATCTGGCGCGACGGCGTGCTGGAGATGGCCGGACCCGACACCGGGCCACGGCTCGTGCCGCTGGCTCCGGGCGGTGTCGCCGGGCTCCGGATGCGTCCCGGCACGGCGCGGCTGCTGCTCGGCGACGTGCCCGCCGCTGAACTCCGCGACCGGCAGGTCGAGCTCGGCGAGCTGTGGGGCCCGCGAGCTCGGCCGGTGCTGGACCGGCTCGCGACGAGCGCGCGGCCGGCCGAAGCCTCCGCCCTGCTGGTGGACCTCGCCCGCGCGCTGCTGCCCGAGTACCGGCACGACGCGGCCGTCGCGGAGGCGGTGCGGCTGCTCGGCGCTCCCCGACCACCGAGCGCGGCGGCGCTGTCCGAACACCTCGGCCTTTCCGTCCGGCAACTCCGGCGGCGGTTCACCGCGGCCGTCGGCTACGGGCCGAGCACCCTGGTGAACGTGCTCCGGTTCCAGCGCGCCCGTTCCCTCGACGCCGCCCACCTCGCGGAGCTCGCCGCCACCGCCGGGTACGCCGACCAAGCCCACCTGAGCAGGCAGGTGCGGCGGTTGTCCGGGCTCACCGCAGCCGAACTGCTCAGCGGCCGTACGCGCGCAGGGTGCGCAGCGCGTCGATCGTGA
- a CDS encoding ASCH domain-containing protein: MLTDQELELVRRATAVLDGATLNENHQVSAAAYDATGAVFTGMNVSHFTGGPCAEPVVIGQAAASGAAPLTTIVAVLARGMRVIPPCGRCRQQLFDYYPDARAIIRGKNGLESVPITDLLPFPYDYQDYRPDAPPTALHLWHGYLDAVRDGTKRSTVRVHDPVSPGPIRLVFEHDDGSATTVAAEVTAVERRTAAELTDQDAVLDGFADLAELRAALDAHYPGLAESTELDLVRFETTG, from the coding sequence ATGCTGACCGATCAGGAGCTCGAACTGGTGCGGCGGGCGACGGCGGTGCTCGACGGCGCCACGCTGAACGAGAACCACCAGGTCTCGGCCGCCGCCTACGACGCGACGGGCGCGGTGTTCACGGGGATGAACGTCTCGCACTTCACCGGAGGCCCGTGCGCGGAACCGGTGGTGATCGGGCAGGCCGCGGCTTCCGGCGCGGCACCGCTGACGACGATCGTCGCGGTGCTGGCACGCGGCATGCGGGTCATCCCGCCCTGCGGCCGGTGCAGGCAGCAGCTGTTCGACTACTACCCGGACGCGCGGGCGATCATCCGCGGCAAGAACGGGCTGGAATCGGTGCCGATCACCGATCTCCTCCCCTTCCCGTACGACTACCAGGACTACCGGCCGGATGCCCCGCCGACCGCGCTGCACCTGTGGCACGGCTACCTGGACGCGGTCCGCGACGGCACCAAGCGCAGCACGGTCCGGGTGCACGACCCCGTCTCCCCCGGGCCGATCCGGCTGGTCTTCGAGCACGACGACGGCTCGGCGACCACGGTGGCGGCCGAGGTCACCGCGGTCGAGCGCAGGACCGCCGCCGAGCTCACCGATCAGGACGCCGTGCTCGACGGCTTCGCCGACCTGGCCGAGCTGCGCGCGGCGCTCGACGCGCACTACCCGGGCCTGGCCGAGTCCACGGAACTCGACCTCGTGCGGTTCGAAACGACCGGGTGA